One window from the genome of Oryza glaberrima chromosome 3, OglaRS2, whole genome shotgun sequence encodes:
- the LOC127768714 gene encoding uncharacterized protein LOC127768714 codes for MAASAPVEVGAQGTIGSLVCREVEYFRRMEVAVVSHDHGKNMSSSSKQASRRRHRQRGEPQDQEQGPAAVEGGRGRRAYLFLPSICSSAEVAEATGAARVRYQHLGQDEGHSLPQ; via the coding sequence atggcggcgtcggcgccggtggaggTCGGCGCGCAGGGCACCATCGGCTCGCTGGTGTGCCGCGAGGTCGAGTACTTCCGAAGGATGGAGGTCGCCGTCGTCAGCCACGACCACGGCAAGAacatgagcagcagcagcaagcaagcaagccgccgccgccaccggcagcgTGGGGAGCCCCAGGACCAGGAGCAAGGTCCGGCCGCCGTTGAaggagggcgcgggcggcgggcctACTTATTCTTGCCCAGCATTTGCTcgtcggcggaggtggcggaggccaccggcgccgccaggGTCAGGTACCAGCATCTGGGGCAAGATGAGGGCCATTCTCTTCCTCAATAA
- the LOC127766309 gene encoding uncharacterized protein LOC127766309 has translation MTEEDPKVLWDSLKDHYGHQVKALLPKAKREWLHLRFQDYKSVEQYNSVLHRIVTCLKLCGEKITDADMIDKTLSTFHANHVNIQRQYRQAKYEKYSELISVLMEAQGEDETLVENHTSRPTGSSAAPEANASSFKKGKNQNNQNKRKNFWKNDGKVNKMSFKKKGNQNSKSKKGSTSGEYGKQDQVCFKCGTRGHWSRICRTPKHLIELYQEKHGKKKSEHESHFTVEIQHINKQVDEKAVVAMHIDDKMEHNAVDVELKLSDDLMDSDQLYGDI, from the coding sequence ATGACTGAGGAAGATCCGAAGGTCCTTTGGGACTCACTGAAGGATCACTATGGCCATCAAGTAAAGGCTTTGCTCCCAAAAGCAAAACGTGAGTGGCTTCACTTACGTTTCCAGGATTACAAATCTGTGGAGCAATATAACTCAGTTCTTCACCGCATTGTCACTTGTCTTAAGCTATGTGGAGAGAAAATCACTGATGCTGACATGATAGACAAAACTTTGTCCACCTTCCATGCCAATCATGTGAATATTCAGAGGCAATACCGCCAGGCTAAATACGAGAAGTATTCTGAACTGATCTCCGTGCTCATGGAAGCGCAAGGAGAAGATGAGACACTTGTTGAAAATCATACGTCTCGCCCCACTGGAAGTTCAGCAGCACCCGAAGCAAATGCTAGCTCCTTTAAGAAGGGGAAAAACCAGAATAACCAGAACAAAAGGAAGAATTTCTGGAAAAATGATGGCAAAGTTAACAAGATGTCTTTcaagaaaaaaggaaatcagAATAGTAAGTCTAAGAAGGGCTCTACTAGTGGTGAATATGGAAAGCAAGATCAGGTATGCTTCAAGTGTGGCACTAGGGGACACTGGTCTCGCATTTGCCGCACCCCTAAGCATCTCATTGAGCTTTATCAAGAGAAGCACGGGAAGAAGAAGTCAGAGCATGAGTCACACTTCACTGTTGAGATCCAGCATATCAACAAGCAGGTCGACGAGAAGGCAGTGGTTGCAATGCACATCGATGATAAGATGGAACATAATGCAGTAGACGTAGAGCTGAAGCTCTCAGATGATCTCATGGACTCTGATCAGTTATATGGGGACATTTAA
- the LOC127768706 gene encoding alpha-1,3-arabinosyltransferase XAT3 isoform X2, translated as MKAGERPKLVRGVRQESRRFRLLVIVVGFFLVSLTFVFVSKPDAILFSLNGKLPVEQAPTSILIQQKVNEPSGESRKTSTDALRGDPKVVDDEADAKPKGTGGGSEEEEGRVLSEPDPTSGMMEPTHNKDGNGHKSHQETLGGGGDGESKGNDEEGEHAEQKHKVTLPTVSNYTIHDAAEDTENAKQEGMNNVQQGSKPLCDFSNFRANVCEMRGDVRIHPTATSVLFMEPEGSQRDEVWKIKPYPRKGDEFCLSHITEVTVKSSKVAPECTKYHDVPAVIFSLTGYTGNLFHDFTDVLVPLFTTASEFNGEVQFLITDMALWWTIKYQTVLQKLSKYPVIDFSKDDQVHCFKHAIVGLHAYMEFTIDSTKAPHNYSMADFNRFMRGAYSLGRDSVTVLGEYPKIKPRLLIIKRHRTRMFLNLDEIISMAEELGFEVVIDEANVSSDISRFARLVNSVDVMMGVHGAGLTNCVFLPQHATLIQIVPWGGLDWISRTDFGNPAELMGLRYKQYSIGVDESSLTDQYPRDHEIFKNPISFHQRGFDFIRQTFMDKQNVKLDCKRFRPILLEALDNLNP; from the exons ATGAAGGCGGGCGAGCGGCCGAAGCTGGTCCGGGGCGTCCGGCAGGAGTCGCGGCGGTTCCGGCTGctggtcatcgtcgtcggcttCTTCCTCGTCTCCCTCACCTTCGTCTTCGTTTCCAAGCCCGACGCCATCCTCTTCAGCT TGAACGGCAAGCTTCCGGTGGAACAGGCGCCGACGTCCATCCTGATCCAGCAGAAGGTCAACGAGCCCTCCGGCGAGTCCCGGAAAACCTCCACCGACGCTCTCC GTGGTGACCCCAAAGTGGTCGACGACGAAGCTGATGCGAAACCAAAAG GGACAGGAGGAGgcagcgaggaggaagaggggagagtgCTGAGCGAGCCGGACCCGACCAGCGGAATGATGGAGCCGACCCACAACAAGGACGGCAACGGCCATAAATCTCACCAGGAGACGTTAG gcggtggaggagacggGGAGAGTAAAGGGAATGACGAGGAGGGCGAACACGCGGAGCAGAAGCATAAAGTCACCCTCCCAACAGTTTCCAATTACACAATTCATGATGCTGCTGAGGACACTGAAAATGCCAAGCAAGAAG GTATGAATAATGTCCAGCAGGGTAGCAAGCCCTTGTGTGATTTCTCTAATTTCAGAGCAAATGTCTGCGAGATGCGTGGTGACGTTAGAATTCATCCAACTGCCACTTCGGTCTTGTTCATGGAGCCTGAAGGTTCGCAGAGGGATGAGGTGTGGAAGATTAAGCCGTACCCTCGGAAAGGGGATGAATTCTGCCTCAGCCATATCACTGAGGTAACCGTGAAATCGAGCAAAGTGGCGCCTGAATGCACCAAATACCACGATGTGCCTGCTGTGATCTTCTCACTGACCGGTTACACGGGGAACCTGTTCCATGATTTCACTGATGTGCTCGTCCCTCTTTTCACGACCGCAAGCGAGTTCAATGGAGAAGTTCAGTTCCTTATAACAGACATGGCACTTTGGTGGACGATCAAGTACCAGACAGTTCTCCAGAAGTTATCCAAGTATCCTGTGATTGATTTCAGCAAGGATGACCAAGTGCACTGCTTCAAGCATGCCATTGTCGGGCTGCATGCCTATATGGAGTTCACAATCGACTCAACCAAGGCACCGCACAACTATTCGATGGCTGATTTCAACAGATTCATGCGTGGAGCTTACTCGCTGGGCAGGGACAGTGTGACCGTGCTCGGTGAGTACCCCAAGATCAAGCCAAGGTTGCTCATCATCAAGAGGCACCGTACAAGAATGTTTCTCAACCTGGATGAGATCATTTCCATGGCGGAGGAGCTTGGCTTTGAGGTGGTGATTGACGAGGCCAATGTGAGCTCCGATATCTCCCGGTTTGCGCGGCTGGTTAACTCCGTCGACGTGATGATGGGTGTCCATGGTGCTGGGCTCACAAACTGTGTGTTCCTGCCACAGCATGCGACGCTTATTCAGATAGTGCCATGGGGTGGCCTGGACTGGATATCACGCACCGATTTCGGCAACCCTGCAGAGCTGATGGGTCTGAGGTACAAGCAATACAGCATCGGCGTCGACGAGAGCAGCTTGACAGATCAGTACCCTAGAGACCACGAGATTTTCAAGAATCCTATCTCATTCCACCAGCGCGGATTTGATTTCATCAGGCAGACTTTCATGGACAAACAGAATGTGAAGCTGGACTGCAAGAGGTTCAGGCCTATTCTTCTGGAGGCACTGGATAATCTAAACCCGTAG
- the LOC127768706 gene encoding alpha-1,3-arabinosyltransferase XAT3 isoform X1, translating into MKAGERPKLVRGVRQESRRFRLLVIVVGFFLVSLTFVFVSKPDAILFSLNGKLPVEQAPTSILIQQKVNEPSGESRKTSTDALRGDPKVVDDEADAKPKGQLINFLFFSPSQFYLTDTNGVRSFLLLLLPSLPYLLLGLLIARVVRPRLISTGTGGGSEEEEGRVLSEPDPTSGMMEPTHNKDGNGHKSHQETLGGGGDGESKGNDEEGEHAEQKHKVTLPTVSNYTIHDAAEDTENAKQEGMNNVQQGSKPLCDFSNFRANVCEMRGDVRIHPTATSVLFMEPEGSQRDEVWKIKPYPRKGDEFCLSHITEVTVKSSKVAPECTKYHDVPAVIFSLTGYTGNLFHDFTDVLVPLFTTASEFNGEVQFLITDMALWWTIKYQTVLQKLSKYPVIDFSKDDQVHCFKHAIVGLHAYMEFTIDSTKAPHNYSMADFNRFMRGAYSLGRDSVTVLGEYPKIKPRLLIIKRHRTRMFLNLDEIISMAEELGFEVVIDEANVSSDISRFARLVNSVDVMMGVHGAGLTNCVFLPQHATLIQIVPWGGLDWISRTDFGNPAELMGLRYKQYSIGVDESSLTDQYPRDHEIFKNPISFHQRGFDFIRQTFMDKQNVKLDCKRFRPILLEALDNLNP; encoded by the exons ATGAAGGCGGGCGAGCGGCCGAAGCTGGTCCGGGGCGTCCGGCAGGAGTCGCGGCGGTTCCGGCTGctggtcatcgtcgtcggcttCTTCCTCGTCTCCCTCACCTTCGTCTTCGTTTCCAAGCCCGACGCCATCCTCTTCAGCT TGAACGGCAAGCTTCCGGTGGAACAGGCGCCGACGTCCATCCTGATCCAGCAGAAGGTCAACGAGCCCTCCGGCGAGTCCCGGAAAACCTCCACCGACGCTCTCC GTGGTGACCCCAAAGTGGTCGACGACGAAGCTGATGCGAAACCAAAAGGTCAGttaattaatttcctttttttttctccgtcaCAATTTTACCTGACGGATACGAACGGTGTTCGTTCGTTCTTGCTCTTGTTACTGCCTAGCCTACCTTATCTTTTGCTTGGTCTCCTGATTGCACGTGTGGTACGGCCTCGTCTGATCTCCACAGGGACAGGAGGAGgcagcgaggaggaagaggggagagtgCTGAGCGAGCCGGACCCGACCAGCGGAATGATGGAGCCGACCCACAACAAGGACGGCAACGGCCATAAATCTCACCAGGAGACGTTAG gcggtggaggagacggGGAGAGTAAAGGGAATGACGAGGAGGGCGAACACGCGGAGCAGAAGCATAAAGTCACCCTCCCAACAGTTTCCAATTACACAATTCATGATGCTGCTGAGGACACTGAAAATGCCAAGCAAGAAG GTATGAATAATGTCCAGCAGGGTAGCAAGCCCTTGTGTGATTTCTCTAATTTCAGAGCAAATGTCTGCGAGATGCGTGGTGACGTTAGAATTCATCCAACTGCCACTTCGGTCTTGTTCATGGAGCCTGAAGGTTCGCAGAGGGATGAGGTGTGGAAGATTAAGCCGTACCCTCGGAAAGGGGATGAATTCTGCCTCAGCCATATCACTGAGGTAACCGTGAAATCGAGCAAAGTGGCGCCTGAATGCACCAAATACCACGATGTGCCTGCTGTGATCTTCTCACTGACCGGTTACACGGGGAACCTGTTCCATGATTTCACTGATGTGCTCGTCCCTCTTTTCACGACCGCAAGCGAGTTCAATGGAGAAGTTCAGTTCCTTATAACAGACATGGCACTTTGGTGGACGATCAAGTACCAGACAGTTCTCCAGAAGTTATCCAAGTATCCTGTGATTGATTTCAGCAAGGATGACCAAGTGCACTGCTTCAAGCATGCCATTGTCGGGCTGCATGCCTATATGGAGTTCACAATCGACTCAACCAAGGCACCGCACAACTATTCGATGGCTGATTTCAACAGATTCATGCGTGGAGCTTACTCGCTGGGCAGGGACAGTGTGACCGTGCTCGGTGAGTACCCCAAGATCAAGCCAAGGTTGCTCATCATCAAGAGGCACCGTACAAGAATGTTTCTCAACCTGGATGAGATCATTTCCATGGCGGAGGAGCTTGGCTTTGAGGTGGTGATTGACGAGGCCAATGTGAGCTCCGATATCTCCCGGTTTGCGCGGCTGGTTAACTCCGTCGACGTGATGATGGGTGTCCATGGTGCTGGGCTCACAAACTGTGTGTTCCTGCCACAGCATGCGACGCTTATTCAGATAGTGCCATGGGGTGGCCTGGACTGGATATCACGCACCGATTTCGGCAACCCTGCAGAGCTGATGGGTCTGAGGTACAAGCAATACAGCATCGGCGTCGACGAGAGCAGCTTGACAGATCAGTACCCTAGAGACCACGAGATTTTCAAGAATCCTATCTCATTCCACCAGCGCGGATTTGATTTCATCAGGCAGACTTTCATGGACAAACAGAATGTGAAGCTGGACTGCAAGAGGTTCAGGCCTATTCTTCTGGAGGCACTGGATAATCTAAACCCGTAG